In the Anaerostipes caccae L1-92 genome, TTACAGCATTGCGTCTTTGATTGCTTTTGCTTCCGCTACCGGATCATCCGCATGGCCGATTGCTGATCCTACAATAATGATCTCCGGTTTTAATGCCACATATTTGCCGATGGTCTTACTGTTGATTCCTCCGGCTACGGCAATCTGAGCTTTTTTTGCATGCTCAGTCATAACCTGAAGATCCTGAATCGGCTCTCTGCCTGCCGCCTGCTGGTCAGCTCCGGTGTGAACTGCTAAAATATCGACTCCGATCTCTTCCATCTTTGCAATTCTGTTCGGAAGGTCTTCTACACAGATCATATCCACAACAAGCTTTCTCTCATAATCTCTGGCAGCCTTTAGAGCCCCTTCGATCGTCAGATTGTCAGATACTCCAAGGATTGTCGCATAAGCTGCACCGGCTTCATATGCATAGCTTGCTTCCAGGTATCCGCCGTCCATGATCTTTAAGTCTGCAAGAATTTCTTTATCCGGGAAGAAACGGTGGAATTCACGCACTCCGCGCATTCCCTCATCCATGACAAACGGCGTTCCAATTTCAATGATATCAACGTGTTCTGCAACCTTATCTGCAAATCTCAAGGCATCTACTAACGGCATTTCGTCTAAAGCTAACTGTAATTTCATAATCAGGTTCCTTTCCTATCTAAATAATGTTGTCAATGACTTATTTTAAACCAGGCGCTTTGGCATCATAGTCCAGAAGCTCTTTTAACTCTTCATCAAGCTTCATAACCGTAAGTGCCGCACCATTCATATCCAGTGATGTCACATAATCTCCGATCAGCACCTTATAAATAGAAAGTCCCTGATCCTTAAGATACGCTTCAATTTCATCATAGAGTACGTATAATTCCATGATCGGTGTTGCTCCCAGACCGGATAAGAGCACTGCCACTTCAGCACCGTTTTCCGGTTCCAGATCATCGATCACTGCCTTTGCCATATCCTTTGCGATCTCTTTGGCAGGCTTTAGTTTCTGAACGTTGATCCCCGGTTCTCCGTGATGTCCGATTCCGAATTCCATATCGCCTTCTTTAATATCAAAGTTCGGATGGCCCACAGCCGGTATTGCGCATGGACTGAGTCCCACACAGATACTTCTGGTGTTGTCCACTGCTTTCTGAGCCAGTTCGATCACTTCATCCAGATCAGCTCCCATGGCAGCCTTCGCTCCCGCAGTTTTCCACATGAAGACACCGCCTGCGATTCCATGGCGTTTTTCCTTTGTCTCTTTCGGGGAAGATGCCACATCGTCTGTCGCAGTCACATATTTTACAGTGACTCCCTGTTTTTTTGCTTTGCGGATTGCCATTTTTACATTCATGTTGTCCCCGGCGTAGTTACCAAACAGGCATGCGACACCTTTTCCTGAGTCTGCCGCCATAAATGCATCATAAAATGCCTGGGCAGACGGAGATGAAAACACCTCTCCGACAGCTACCGCATCCATCATATTTTCTCCCACATAACCAAGGAATGCGGGCTCATGGCCGCTTCCGCCTCCGGTTACCAGACCTACTTTACCTTCTACCGGCGTATTTTTATACTGAACTACCCTGTCATTTGTTTCATTCTTTACAATCAGATCATCATGGGCTTTCAAGAAGCCTTTCAGCATATCCTCAACAACATAATCCGGATTATTTACAAATCTCTGCAATTCTTTTCCTCCTCTTTGAGTTTCAAAATGAACTGGACAATTTTTATTCTAAGTTTGTATGTCTTCCCATCATTTCTTCGCTTGTCTGCCCAAGATCGCTCATCAGATTCATGATGATACTGTCATAGGTCAGCCAGCTCATCTGCTCGAACAGATTTCCCATCGGCTGATTGGACTCTGCCAGGTTCTTTTCTCCTTCTGCCTTCTTCGGTGTAGAGCCGGGAACTGTCACGATAACGTCTGCCATCTCTCCGATGGTATGAGTCGGGAACATAGTAACGGTTGCAATCCTTGCCCCTACCTTCTTTGCTTTTTCTCCCATAACGATCAGGCTCTGTGTTGTTCCGGAACCGGATCCGAGTATGATCAGATCTCCTTCTTTGATCGGCGGGCAGGAGATCTCTCCCACAAAGTGTACATCAAATCCCATATGCAGCAAACGGTTGGTAAATCCTCTGGCTGCCAGCCCGGAACGCCCTGCTCCTGCCAAAAAGATTTTATTTGCTTTCTTAATTTCATCTGCCAAACCCTGGATTTCTTCTTCTTTAACCATTCCTGAAAACTTTGAAAGTTCGTCCGTGATGATCTTTAAATTGACTGCTTCCATCCTATTCTCCTTCTTCTTGTTATGTGGCAATATGTTTTTATATTGTGGCGTTTTGTTGCTTTATGCTTTCATTATAGATTCATAATCCAATAATGTCAACATAATATTTTGCTTTTTTTGGAGTTTTGCATGATTTTGTGCTGTATAAATTTGACTTTCACTTAAAAATGAAGTAAACTATGCTTAAAACAGCTTGATTCACGAAGGAGATACAGGATGGGCAAATTAATCGCGGCAGAACGCCATAAAGAAATTATAAGATTATTAAACAGCAATGGAAGCGTAAAGATCAGCCAGCTGGCCAAGCAGTTTCAGGTATCCAGGGAAACGATACGGCGGGATTTACTTCATTTAAATGAAATAGGAGCGGTAAAAAAAAGTCACGGCGGCGCAACTTCTGTCTATGAACTGCAGCCGCTTCCATGGGAATCCAGGGTGCGGGAAAAGCTTCCATTAAAAGAAAAACTCTGCGAACGGGCAATGGAATTTATCGGTGACGGCAATGTCATATTCCTGGACTCCGGAAGTACGATCTTCTGCCTGGCCGGGATGCTCAGCAAAAAGTCAGGCTACACCATCGTGACCACTTCCCTGGAAGCCGCATATGCTTTGGTACACAGCAGCAACAAGGTCATCCTCACCGGAGGCATGCTGAATCCCAACAGTATGGCAGCCGAAGGATTCCAGGCCACGAGCCTGATTAATTCTCTCAAGGTCGACATTGCATTCCTCGGCACCAACGGCTTTGAGCAGCACAAAGGGCCGGCCGTATCCGATTTTCAGGACGCCCAGACGAAACAGGCCATCATACCCAATGCCAGAACCAATGTAGTGATCGCTGACAGCTCCAAGGCTCAGGCATCTTCCCTCATACAGTACACAAGCTGGCATGATATTGACCATCTGATCATCGACAACGACATTCCCGGAGATGTCCTGAGCAATATACAGGAAATGACCGATGTAGTCCTGGTGTGAAGACTGCTTTGAAACAAAAAATCTCCGCAAAAGGCAGTGAATCCTTTTGCGGAGATTTTTTGTTCGTTTAATCTTTTATTTTATATAGCTTCCAATCACATCTTTTACCGTGCTGATCTTATGACACTTCCACGCATCAGCCCCGCAGAAGATCAATCCATCATCAATGTTTCCTTTGACAGCCTCGATCAGGCGCTCCGTGATGCAGTAAACTGTCTCACCGGGATTGCAGGCAGACATACAGTTAAAACAGTGCTTCGGCTTGATCCTGCCTTCTCTCTGGACGATTTCCATAAATTTATTTTTGATGGCCCGCCCCGGCATTCCCACCGGACTCTTTACGATTGTGATATCTTCTTTTTTGCAGTTAATATAAGCTTCTTTATACCTGATATCAGCGTCACATTCCTCAGTGGTGACAAACGGAGTGGCAATCTGCACGCCGGAAGCTCCCATAGAAAGACAGTGCTCCATATCTTCTTTTGAAGAAACTCCTCCCGCCACGATAACCGGAATGTCTTTTTCATACTTTTCTTCATATGGTTTTACCATGTCAATGATCTCACGGATCGTATCGTCATAGTTTTCATAAGTCTCATCGCTGACAAGCTCTTCGTATTTAAATCCCAGATGACCTCCGGCCTTCGGACCTTCGATCAGAAGCGCATCCGGCGCCGTCTGATGTTTTTTATCCCACATCTTGAGAATCACCCGCGCCGACTTTTTCGGGGATACGATCGGGACAAGCTTTGTCCTGCTTCCCTTTGCCAGAGCCGGAAGCTCTGTCGGAAGTCCCGCGCCTGAAATGATCAGGTCAATGCCGTTTGCAATCGCTTCCTTTACATAGTTGGCATACAGCCTTGTGGCTACCATAATGTTTATGCCGATGATACCGTCGGGCGCAATCTCTCTGGCCTTCCTGATGTGTTTTTTCATGGCACGCATGTTGGCCCCCTCAGGGTCCTTCTCAAAATCCGGCTCGTCGTATCCGATCTGAGCCGCCGACAGCACACCGATGCCGCCCTCTTTTGCAACAGCTCCCGCAAGGGAACTCAAACTGACACCTACGCCCATTCCCCCCTGTATAATAGGGATTTTCGCAACCAAATCCCCGATCTTTAATGGTTTCACTTCCATTACCTCCGTGGTCTTTCTTTCACTTACATCTTTCTAAAGCGCTGGTATCTCTCTTCTACAATCTCTTCCGGCGTTTTCTTCCTATATCGTTTCAGGAAATCAACAATCATCTCTCTGATCTCCTCTGAAAGTTCGATAATATTATCAATGCTTGCAGGTTCGGGTTCTCTGATAACCTTCTCGATCACTCCGAGTTCCTTTAAATCTGCCGCTGTGATCTTCATTACTTTTGCAGCCTCGGATGCTCTGCTTCCGTCTTTCCACAAAATACTTGCAAACCCTTCCGGGGAAAGGACTGAGTAAGTGGAGTTTTCCATACTCCACACCTCATTGCCGACAGCCATGGCGATGGCTCCGCCGCTGCCGCCTTCTCCGATCATAATTGAAAGGATCGGAACTTTCAGGGAAGACATCTCATAAAGGTTCCTCGCAATCGCCTCACCGATACCGCCCTCTTCAGCTTCGATGCCGCAGAAGGCTCCCGGCGTATCCACAAAACAGATGACCGGACGGTGAAATTTCTCTGCCTGGCGCATGAGACGCATAGTCTTCCTGTAGCCTTCCGGGGAAGGCATTCCGAAGTTCCTTTTTATATTTTCTTTTGTAGAACGGCCTTTCTGCTGTCCGACAACTGTGACCGGAATCCCGTCTATGGATGCCAGCCCTCCTACGATCGCCCCGTCATCGCCAAATAAGCGGTCTCCGTGCAGAGACATATAACGGTCAAAAATCGTTGTGATGTAGTCCAGGCTGGTCGGCCGCTCCGCTGACCTGGAGATCTCGACTCTCTCCCATGGTGTTAAATTATTATGACTCATAACAACAACTCCTTATAATGGTGGCAAGCACTTTCCGCAGGTTCTTCCGCTCAACGATCTTATCCACAAATCCGTGCTCCAGCAGAAATTCAGATCTCTGGAAACCATCCGGAAGCTTCTGACCGATGGTCTGCTCGATGACTCGCGGCCCTGCAAATCCAACCAATGCTCCCGGTTCCGCCAGTATGACATCTCCCAGCATGGCAAAACTTGCAGTCACTCCTCCGGTCGTCGGATCTGTCAGTACACTGATATACAAAAGTCCCGCCTGGTCATGTCTTCTCAAAGCCGCCGATGTCTTTTCCATCTGCATCAGGGAAATGATTCCCTCCTGCATCCTGGCTCCTCCCGAACATGTAAAAATAATGATCGGGATTCTCTGATCAGTTGCTCTCTCGATGGCCCTTGTGATCTTTTCACCGACGACCTGGCCCATGCTGCCCATCATAAAATCAGCGCTCATGACTGCAATGGCCGCTTCACTGCCCCCAATTTTTCCTTTTCCCGTGATCACCGCTTCTTCCAGATTGGTCACAGATTTCTGGTGCTCCAGCTTTTTCAAATAGCCCGGAAACTCCAGCGGATCGGACGTGGCAAGTCCGGTGTCCCACTCCTCAAAGGTATTGCGGTCCAGGACCATGGCGATCCTTGTTCTCGGCCGTATTCTGAAATAATTTCCACAGTGGGGACAGATATAATAATTTTCAATAATGTCTTCGTTATAGACCGGCTTTCCGCAGTCACTGCATTTTTGGAACAGCCCTTCCGGCGCCTGGTATTCAAGCAGGGTATCTTTGGCTTTTTTTACCCGTTCCGCCTGCTTTTTCTCCTGAGGTGTCAATGTTCTTTTCTTAAACATTTCTTTTAACATGATGCTTCACCCTGGCTTTCTGTCTCTTCTTCCCGTTCCTTCTGGAACCTCTCAATAAATCCGGTATCTACATTTCCGTCAATAAAATCCTGATGATTGATGATGTCATACTGGTAATCAATGTTCGTCCTGATGCCTTCCAGCACCAGCTCTCCCAGAGCATTTCTGAGCTTCCTCAATGCCAGTTCACGGTTTTTGTCATATACGATCAGTTTTGCAACCATCGAATCATAGAACGGAGGAATCTGATAACCGGTAAACAGGGCAGAGTCAATGCGCACACCCTTGCCGCCCGGAAAATGTACGTTTGTAACGGTTCCCGGACTCGGCCTGAAATCGTGTTCCGTATCCTCTGCATTTACCCTTACCTCGATGGCGTGTCCGGAGATATGGATATCCTTCTGCTGATAAGTCAGATGTCTTCCCGCCGCAATGCGAATCTGTTCCCTGATCAAGTCTATGCCGGTGACCCATTCCGTGACCGGATGTTCTACCTGAATTCTGGTGTTCATCTCAATGAAATAGAAATTCCCGTCCTGGTCCTTCAGGAATTCAATGGTGCCTGCGCTGTAATATCCGGCCGCTTTTGCCGCTTTGACTGCAATGGCTCCCATCTTCTCTCTGAGTTCTTTGTTAATGGCCGGTGACGGTGACTCCTCGATCAGCTTCTGATGACGTCTCTGGATGGAACAGTCCCTCTCACCCAGATGAACTACATTTCCGTATTTATCAGCC is a window encoding:
- the hxlB gene encoding 6-phospho-3-hexuloisomerase, translating into MEAVNLKIITDELSKFSGMVKEEEIQGLADEIKKANKIFLAGAGRSGLAARGFTNRLLHMGFDVHFVGEISCPPIKEGDLIILGSGSGTTQSLIVMGEKAKKVGARIATVTMFPTHTIGEMADVIVTVPGSTPKKAEGEKNLAESNQPMGNLFEQMSWLTYDSIIMNLMSDLGQTSEEMMGRHTNLE
- a CDS encoding DeoR/GlpR family DNA-binding transcription regulator encodes the protein MGKLIAAERHKEIIRLLNSNGSVKISQLAKQFQVSRETIRRDLLHLNEIGAVKKSHGGATSVYELQPLPWESRVREKLPLKEKLCERAMEFIGDGNVIFLDSGSTIFCLAGMLSKKSGYTIVTTSLEAAYALVHSSNKVILTGGMLNPNSMAAEGFQATSLINSLKVDIAFLGTNGFEQHKGPAVSDFQDAQTKQAIIPNARTNVVIADSSKAQASSLIQYTSWHDIDHLIIDNDIPGDVLSNIQEMTDVVLV
- a CDS encoding NAD(P)H-dependent flavin oxidoreductase, whose translation is MEVKPLKIGDLVAKIPIIQGGMGVGVSLSSLAGAVAKEGGIGVLSAAQIGYDEPDFEKDPEGANMRAMKKHIRKAREIAPDGIIGINIMVATRLYANYVKEAIANGIDLIISGAGLPTELPALAKGSRTKLVPIVSPKKSARVILKMWDKKHQTAPDALLIEGPKAGGHLGFKYEELVSDETYENYDDTIREIIDMVKPYEEKYEKDIPVIVAGGVSSKEDMEHCLSMGASGVQIATPFVTTEECDADIRYKEAYINCKKEDITIVKSPVGMPGRAIKNKFMEIVQREGRIKPKHCFNCMSACNPGETVYCITERLIEAVKGNIDDGLIFCGADAWKCHKISTVKDVIGSYIK
- a CDS encoding acetyl-CoA carboxylase biotin carboxylase subunit, translated to MFKKILIANRGEIAVRIIRACREMDILSVAVCSEADKDALHAQLADETVCIGPAPAKDSYLDMERIIGAAMAVGADAIHPGFGFLSENSKFVRMCEKCNISFIGPSAEIIDKMGDKSSARKTMMEAGVPVVPGTKDAVYEALEGRKTADEMGYPVMIKASAGGGGKGMRICEDSAEFEHIFETAKREAENAFGDGTMYIEKYIRDPRHIEFQILADKYGNVVHLGERDCSIQRRHQKLIEESPSPAINKELREKMGAIAVKAAKAAGYYSAGTIEFLKDQDGNFYFIEMNTRIQVEHPVTEWVTGIDLIREQIRIAAGRHLTYQQKDIHISGHAIEVRVNAEDTEHDFRPSPGTVTNVHFPGGKGVRIDSALFTGYQIPPFYDSMVAKLIVYDKNRELALRKLRNALGELVLEGIRTNIDYQYDIINHQDFIDGNVDTGFIERFQKEREEETESQGEASC
- a CDS encoding dihydroxyacetone kinase subunit DhaK translates to MQRFVNNPDYVVEDMLKGFLKAHDDLIVKNETNDRVVQYKNTPVEGKVGLVTGGGSGHEPAFLGYVGENMMDAVAVGEVFSSPSAQAFYDAFMAADSGKGVACLFGNYAGDNMNVKMAIRKAKKQGVTVKYVTATDDVASSPKETKEKRHGIAGGVFMWKTAGAKAAMGADLDEVIELAQKAVDNTRSICVGLSPCAIPAVGHPNFDIKEGDMEFGIGHHGEPGINVQKLKPAKEIAKDMAKAVIDDLEPENGAEVAVLLSGLGATPIMELYVLYDEIEAYLKDQGLSIYKVLIGDYVTSLDMNGAALTVMKLDEELKELLDYDAKAPGLK
- the hxlA gene encoding 3-hexulose-6-phosphate synthase: MKLQLALDEMPLVDALRFADKVAEHVDIIEIGTPFVMDEGMRGVREFHRFFPDKEILADLKIMDGGYLEASYAYEAGAAYATILGVSDNLTIEGALKAARDYERKLVVDMICVEDLPNRIAKMEEIGVDILAVHTGADQQAAGREPIQDLQVMTEHAKKAQIAVAGGINSKTIGKYVALKPEIIIVGSAIGHADDPVAEAKAIKDAML